The genomic interval aatatataaatataaatttaatattaaattatactaataataatatatcatcTTTTATTACTATACTTAAATATCCCTTaacatttctttatttttaagtGCAAATTAAGACGGGTGAATCATACATACGTCATGgacaaactaaataaataatatttgctTAAGTATAGTTAATTTGGCTAATCATTGTGTTTGTGGCAtgtcaattttaaatattatatatataataaattaaaattaaaatacgtATAGGTATAATGTATATGCACTGACAACGTTGTCCCTGGCAAAAGTGGATTAAACGGTCTCTAgccaggggtatttttgtattttaatccGCTTCTGAAGTAACTAGTGTTCTATTAATCATCGCCAACATGatcttaatttatatatataagctaATTAGAGGAAGGCAAACCCTTGAGAGCACTAATATGAAGCATGGAAATGTTTGGCCACCATATCAAATCCTCATTAGTTTAAGTGCTTTTGATCAGACTGCCAATATTATGTTTTTTAAGTGGCTAATTAATCAGATTATAACTTCCGCATATATTACTAAAGTGGAGCTTATATAATTAATGAAACGACTAATGCATAtctataatatatatggtatttgtaatagaaaaatatataaataaaaaaaagagagagatagatcagaagaagaagaagaagaatgggaGCTTTAAAACATGACCAAACAAGAACATGCTAACTATATAGCTAAATTATATATAGATCGACTAAATATTTTTACACAACATTAATATGAGAGAACCTCTTTTTGTTGTAAACCACAAAAATGACCAAAATCTACCCACCACCACCATTCTCtttaaacatattttaataataataataataatatctatatatataatttacaaaattatagACTGCCCTACGTGTTCTCttcttccatttttttttttcatatattaaataatttaatggtTATTTTTTACGAGGGttgattttaataatttaagtgATAATTAACGATGAAGTTGGTTCTTCTGACTAATATAATGACATTAATTATTGCATGGGCGTTATTTAGGTGATTGTTATGAGAACTGTTGGAGTTGCCGATAAAGCAATATTTCGCGTATGTCGTACAACTTCTGCCGCAGCGTCGCGTGTTCGGACCGGAGCTGACCGTTTTCGGTTCGAACCAACTGTAAATGGTACAAAACGAACCGTAACCGGTTCGTTACTTCCCGGTTTTCGACTCTAAGCCGGTTCACTTCGTTCCTTAGATTTTCTAAGTGCTTTTGTTTACGCATCCGTGACCTCCTCGCCGATTCCCGGTTCGATATCATCCGCCTCCGTTTACGCTCCTCCACCACGGAAACCGGCCGGTCCAGACATTCTAAAGAACGTTTGGGATTTGACCGGTTACTGTTCGGGTCGTCCGAACCGGACCCTGACCCGGAACCGGACATGATGGGTTTTGGCGATTGGGGCAGATTATCCCCTGAACCGGGCGAGTTGGACGTGTATTCGGGCGGTTCGGGAGTTGGGATGGTAGTCGTCGGCAAAAGATCAAGGTAATAATCCCAGGGTGTGAATCCTCCGTCGAAGGACGGAAATGGGTTTCCTAGAATTGAGTCGGAGGAAGGAAACATGGGTGGAAAAGTTGAAATCATGGTTAAAACTATACTATACTAAGTAGCTTCTTTACTTAACCAGAGTTTCTGTAATAAgtatagggagagagagaagttGGGGAAAAGGGACTAAGTTCAGCCCAAGGGCCTCGTATTTATGGTCAATGATCACGGTACCAATTTAGTAATTAGTATTCTATGCAAGGGGCATTTTCGTCATAAACCGTATGTGTATATAAACCTGTATAAGTACATATCATAGCTTTTGAGTCAGGTGGCACTATAGTAGGGTCCACATGAAGCGAGTTTACTTTTAAAAGCAGTGTGACATATTGTATATGGGTCCCTCTTCTTAAAGATTgagattttatgtttttaagctTAGTCATGAAGAAACAAAATCGGCTGGGAGCCACTATATACACGTGTCCTCTTTTGGTACGAAGTTCATGAATGTAGCCAATAGTATGGGAGCATGATGACGTGGAACCACGTGTATGGCTCGGCTAAGACAGTGTAGCTGTAGCCGAGCCGTTTAGCCCGTAGACATGACAAAAGTCATTGCCAGCGACCAGCACCAACTAGGTTCGTGATTGACCGATGTGGGATTAACTAATAGGTTAGTACTAATATGGattgattctcaattaataTAGCTGTGAAAATTCTGAGTTACTCTACAGATGACGT from Cannabis sativa cultivar Pink pepper isolate KNU-18-1 chromosome 4, ASM2916894v1, whole genome shotgun sequence carries:
- the LOC115713741 gene encoding basic leucine zipper 43-like, translated to MISTFPPMFPSSDSILGNPFPSFDGGFTPWDYYLDLLPTTTIPTPEPPEYTSNSPGSGDNLPQSPKPIMSGSGSGSGSDDPNSNRSNPKRSLECLDRPVSVVEERKRRRMISNRESARRSRMRKQKHLENLRNEVNRLRVENREVTNRLRFVLYHLQLVRTENGQLRSEHATLRQKLYDIREILLYRQLQQFS